CCAGCGAAGCAAGGCCTCGGCAGAGACCATTTTTCCGGAGGAGAGTTCCATTCTGGGTTGGTAATGTAGAAAGAGTTGGCTCTTTTGGATGGAGAGTCTTAGATCCTTTTCTAAGAGATATTTCTCCTTCATTCTTTCCTTCCATTCGGAAGAATAGGTTTGGATTTTTGCGTTTCCCGATTGCTTTGCTTGGTTGAGAGCGGTTTCCGATTTCCAGAGAAGTTGGTCGGAGGATTTACCGTCGAAAGGAAAGACCGAGATTCCTATTCGGACATCCGATGCGATGTTTTGGTCTACGATGGGAATTTGAGCCGCAGCCGTTTTTTCTATCTTCTCCGCCCATTTCTCGGAATCGGATTCCTGCACTTGGGAAGAAGACGATATCGGAAAGAAGGAGAATTCTCCGTCTCCCGTTCTTGCGATTACTGTCTCCGGGCCGAGAAGGTTTTCCAGTTTCTGGGCCAAACCGCGTAAGTACAGATCTCCCATGTGCAGACCGAAATTGGATCGAATCTGTTTAATATGAGTCACTTCTAACGAGAATATCGGAAAGCTTAGGGGATCTTCCACGGAACCTAACTCGCTTAAGCAGGCGTTTAGCTTTTCAATAAACAATTCCCGATTCGGGAGGCCGGAGAGCCCGTCGTAATTCGCCATGTAGTGGATGAGTTCGTCCAATTTTCTCACGGTAATTACCGTATCCGCCATGAGGGAACCTGCCTCATCTCGGTAGACGACGGGTAGATCGGGCAATTCTCTTTCCGTCAAATAACGGTTCAAAGATTTGGAAGTAAGGACGACCGGAGCTAAGAGCTTGTGCAAAGCGAGTAATGTGGCAAATGTTCCTATCAATGTGGCGGCGAGCGCCAAACCTAAAATCCTCAACGCGGTTTCGAAATCCTCCGCCGTGGAGATCACGAAGAATAAGAGGAGCGAGATAAGAGGCACATGGGTGCCTAGAAAGGCCACCATCATGATTTTACTGGAATAGGATTTAAGGAGTCGGATCCTACTTAAGTAGGAATAAAAATTGAGTCCGCTCAGGTTCATGTAAGACCACTCCAAAAAGGAAACGTTATGCGATTTAGCTTGGGTGATTCGGTCTTTTTTGCTTGGGGAATGAGAGCTAACTTTTCTTCTTATTTGCCATGCTTTTAGAGAAGGCCTTGCTCACAATAAGAAAAATCCTGAGGTCTACGCCATAAGGTTTAGTACATAAAAAATTTTTTCCAAAGAGAAGAATTCGGAATCTTTCCGTAAGCATTTCCGGTTTCATATTTAATCAAGAATATTGTCCTTCCGTTTCTTAGAATGCGGTGAGTCTCGAAAGATTTTCGGAGAGGTGAAGGCTTTTGGAATTGCGATTCCGAGCTTATAAATTCACGGAAAGATTCCGCCTAAGTTTCTCCGTATCGGTCCACTTGGGAGAAGGGGGAGGAGTTCCTACCAAATAAAGCAGAAGAGACTGAGTCCTTTCCAGGATAGGTACGGATTTCCTTTTTTATGGAATCCGGACGTTTCTCAGGAAGGATCTCATTTTTCTGCCAAAAATAAGGATGCAAGACCCCCAACTGTCCCGGAAAACCTGTCATTTTGGAACGTTCGTTATAAAAAGTGTTGGTGTTTGGATTTTTTTCTTGCCCCAGTTCGGGTTTTATGTATAATACCAAACGTTCGAAATAAATTAAAACTTGGGGAATGCGCCTCGGTTCTGGCCGAGGAGGGGAGAGAAAATGAGTCTATTCAAGCGTTTGTCCTTTCTAATCGCCTTTCTGATCCCGCTTATGGCGGTCGCAGGATATTATTTGGGAGGAGGATTCAATTTCCTGTCTCTTGCGGTTGTTTTCGGAATTCTGCCGATTCTGGATGTTTTGGTCGGTCCGGATGCGAGCAATCCGAAGGAAGAAGAAGTTCCGGTCCTACAGCAGGAATTCTATTTTAGATTTCTGACATATGCTTGGGCCTGGGTCCAGTTCGCTCTGGTCGTTTGGGCTCTTTGGGAAGTGCAATCCCATTCTCTCAGCACCTTAGAGTGGGTCGGTTTCGTCCTTTCGATAGGAATCAATACGGGTGGAATCGGGATCACTGTCGCTCACGAATTGGGTCATAAGAATACCAAGATTGAGCAGTGGTATTCCAAGTTCATTCTCATGACAGTTTGCTATATGCACTTTTTTATAGAGCATAACAGGGGACACCATGTGAACGTATCCACTCACGAAGATCCTGCCACTAGCCGGAGAGGAGAATCCTTCTTCTCCTTCTATCCTAGAACCGTTTTAGGAAGTTTGGCAAGCGCTTGGAAATTGGAGAAGAAGAGACTCTCCAAATTGGGAAAATCGGAATGGCGCTGGGAAAACGAAATGATCAGCTCAACAGTCGTTCCTGTCTTATTTATCGCAGGGGTTACCGGAATTTTTTATCTAATTACCGGAAACTTTAAATGGGAAGTGCCTGTATTCTTCTTTGTCCAGAGTTGGATCGCATTCTCTCTTTTGGAACTCGTGAATTACATCGAGCACTACGGTCTCGCCAGAAAGGAATTGTCTCCCGGTAAATTCGAGAAGGTGCTACCGATCCATTCCTGGAATCAGAACTTCGGATTGTCCAACGCCTTTCTTTTTCAATTGCAGAGACATTCGGACCATCATGCCAACGCGGGCAGAAGATACCAATCTCTTCGTCATTTCGAGGAAAGCCCCCAGCTTCCTTACGGTTATGAGATCATGATTTTGATCGCTCTCGTTCCGCCCCTTTGGTTCAGGATCATGGATGCGAAACTGGAGGATTGGCAATCGAAATACGGCGGTTCCGAAGCGAAACCGGCTAAATTGTCCAAGCATGCAATCGCTTAAGAAGAATAGAATATACTAAAATATAAAGCCCGGATATTCTCCGGGCTTTTTCGTTTTTTCGGATCGGAATCGATCTATTGTTTGTATTTTTCCAGAACTCTTAGGGTTCTTGCAATGTCGTCTCTTTGTTGCAAAAGGTCCTTTCTTAAGAGCTCCGGCAAGTTGGGATGCTTATCCAGAAACTCTTGGGTTCTTTGCAATAACTTAGGATCCGGTTCGAAGGACGGGAACATCAGATGTCCGAAAGCGGATGCAAAATGAGGATCCCTTTTTTCGTAAACTCCGATCACGGATTCGAAATAGAAATCCGTGAAAGAAAGGAGTAACTCCTTCTGGTGGTCCCATTGGAATCCTCTCATTCCGTAGCGAAGGAAATCCGTGGATTCTCCTTCTGCGGGTTTGAGAAATCTTTCCCAAGAGGATTTCTTGTTTTCCGGATCCGGAAAGGACACTCGAGCGAGAAAAGCCTTCTTGGCTCCTAGATCGGTTCCGTCCTTCTGTTCTTCTCCGTCGATTCTTGTCTTGGATTCGGGGTCTCCGTAAGCACTCAGTCTGGAAAGGATGACCCATCTTCTCTCCTGGTCCATGGAGATTCCTGGGATGGATTTTTTTCCGTCCAAGAGTTCCTTTAGGTAGGAAAGTTGTTCCGGAGATTTGGAAGTATTTTCTAATATTCTAAACCAAAGAATCTGTTCCTGCTCGGGATTCTCGGCTTTTACCGATTTTTCCTTGGCGATCGCGTTCAGTCTGTCCGACCATTTTCTCTTTTCCTTTTCGGGGATGTAATGGTCGATCACTGTCAAAGCCTTGGTAAGAATATGGCTGTTTCTTACTGAAAGATCCGGTTCCTTCAGGCCTTGGTCGAGTGCGAGCTCCAGAAACTCCCGGGGAGAAAGTTCCGCGTCTCGGACCATTTGCCATAGGCTACCCCATACGATTCTTCTCGCGAAACGATCTTCTAATGTGTGTAGGCTTCGT
This sequence is a window from Leptospira wolffii serovar Khorat str. Khorat-H2. Protein-coding genes within it:
- a CDS encoding putative bifunctional diguanylate cyclase/phosphodiesterase; translation: MNLSGLNFYSYLSRIRLLKSYSSKIMMVAFLGTHVPLISLLLFFVISTAEDFETALRILGLALAATLIGTFATLLALHKLLAPVVLTSKSLNRYLTERELPDLPVVYRDEAGSLMADTVITVRKLDELIHYMANYDGLSGLPNRELFIEKLNACLSELGSVEDPLSFPIFSLEVTHIKQIRSNFGLHMGDLYLRGLAQKLENLLGPETVIARTGDGEFSFFPISSSSQVQESDSEKWAEKIEKTAAAQIPIVDQNIASDVRIGISVFPFDGKSSDQLLWKSETALNQAKQSGNAKIQTYSSEWKERMKEKYLLEKDLRLSIQKSQLFLHYQPRMELSSGKMVSAEALLRWNHPELGIVSPTIFIPIAEESSFISEMGEWVLQKSLEDLGNWKKEGKSPLRISVNLSAKQLEDPTITKKVLAGLEKNGLEVSDLELEITESSLITNMNSALEILSELHSWGIALALDDFGTGYSSLSYLSKIPLRTLKVDQSFVRKILTDPSSLAISKTIIALGKSLRLRITAEGVETEEQLRKIKDLGCDEAQGFYYSRPISFEELSRFQSK
- a CDS encoding alkane 1-monooxygenase — translated: MSLFKRLSFLIAFLIPLMAVAGYYLGGGFNFLSLAVVFGILPILDVLVGPDASNPKEEEVPVLQQEFYFRFLTYAWAWVQFALVVWALWEVQSHSLSTLEWVGFVLSIGINTGGIGITVAHELGHKNTKIEQWYSKFILMTVCYMHFFIEHNRGHHVNVSTHEDPATSRRGESFFSFYPRTVLGSLASAWKLEKKRLSKLGKSEWRWENEMISSTVVPVLFIAGVTGIFYLITGNFKWEVPVFFFVQSWIAFSLLELVNYIEHYGLARKELSPGKFEKVLPIHSWNQNFGLSNAFLFQLQRHSDHHANAGRRYQSLRHFEESPQLPYGYEIMILIALVPPLWFRIMDAKLEDWQSKYGGSEAKPAKLSKHAIA